In Streptomyces sp. 71268, the DNA window CGTACTCGGCGGGCTTCACCCCGCACCCCAAGGTCTCGTACGCCAACGCCGCGCCCACGGGCACCGGCAGTGAGGCCGAGTACCTGGAGATCCAGCTCGCCGAGCGACGCGACCCGGACGAGCTCCGGACGCTGCTCAACACCTCGCTCCCGGACGGCCTCGACGTCACCGACGCGGTGGAGGCCACCACGTCGGGACTGGCCGACCGGCTCCAGGCGTCGGTGTGGGAGCTGCGGCTCGACGGCGTGGAACACGCCGCGGCCGAGCGCGCCGTCGCGGCCTTCCTCGCGGCGGAGACCGTGGAGGTGCAACGGCGCACGAAAAACGGGTTGCGCAGCTTCGACGCGCGTGGAGCGGTCGTCGGACTGGAAGCGCTCCCAGGTCAGGCCGATAGGCCGGGCAATGGTGGCTGTGCGATACTGCGCCTGGTTGTTCGGCATGTGACACCTGCCGTGCGACCCGACGACGTCCTGTCCGGTCTCCGCGCTACGGCCGACCTGGCGCCGCCGGTCCCCGCTGCGGTGACCAGGCTGGCGCAGGGGCTGCTCGATGAGGAGTCCGACACGGTGACCGATCCGCTCGCACCCGACCGCGAGGCAGTCCAGGCCGCCCCACCCACGGCGCCGGAATGACCGCCGTACCGGGGGCAACGCCCGCTCGCGGGGGAGCGCCGGAAGGTCCCGGCTAGGGATGGTCGTCGACGCGCCGCCGCTCACGGGCAGCCGCCCGGCTGCGGCAGGCGCACTGACCAGGAGACTTTCGCCGGTGCCCAAGAACGGGACCCGGCGAGCGAGACAACAGCTCCCGTGCGGCGCCCGCGCCCCGGATGGCGGTACCGCGCACATCACGCGGTGCCGCGGCCGGAATCAGGCGCGGCGCCCGGGAGCGTGACGGGAGAACCGCCCGCATGCTCGAACCAATTGAGCCCCACGAATCCACACAGGCCCAGCACGTGGCCGAATCGGCGGACCGGCCAGGCGCCGAGGCACCGCTGGGGGACAGCCCCAGCGGCACCCTGCCGCCGCGCCGCCGGCGCCGCGCCGCCTCCCGGCCCGCCGGGCCCCCGGTCGCGAAGACCGACGCCACCGCGCTGAGCGGTGACGACGCGGCAGCGGCGGCCTCCACGGAGGCGCCGACCGCCCCGGCCGCCGCCTCCGTAGCCGCCATCGCGGCCTCCGGCGCGGCGGACGAGCCGCGCGCCGCCGCTGACGCCCCCGACGCCGGTGCGGCCGGCGACGCGGAGGCCGCCCCGCGCGGCCGTACCCGCCGTCGCGCCACCCGTAAGGCCACCGCCCCGGCCGGCGCACCCGCCGCCACCGAGGCCGCCGCCCAGCCCGAGCCGGTCGCCGCCGCCACCCCCGTCGCGACCGCCCCCGTCGCGACCACCGCCGACGCCGTCGCTGACGAGGCCGCCGCCGAGGAGTCCGCTCCGCGCGCCCGCAGCCGTCGCCGCGCCACCCGTAAGGCCACCGCCCCGGCCGGCGCCTCGCAGCGCCCCGCCGACGAGGCGCCCGTGGCCGAGGAAGAGGAGGAGCCGGTGGCCGAGCAGGCCCCGGCCGCCACCCCCGCGCAGGCCGAGCCCGCCGTCGCGCACGCCGTTGACGAGCCCGCCGCCGAGGAGTCCGCTCCGCGCGCCCGTACCCGTCGCCGCGCCACCCGTAAGGCCACCGCTCCGGCCGGCCCCGCGCAGGGCGCCGAGACGCCCGCCGACGAGGTGGCCGCCGACCACGCCGCCGCCCAGGAGCCGGCCGCCGAGGTCGTCGCCGAGCCCGCCGCCGAAGCCGTGGCCGAGCCCGTCACCGAAGCCGCAGCCGAGCCGGCGCCGAGGTCGCGCACCCGGCGCCGTGCCGTGCGCAGGACGGCCACCGCCGAACCGCAGGAGCCGGTCGCCGACGAGCGGGAGAGCGCGCCGGAGCCCGCGCCCGCGACGCGGCGTACCCGCCAGCGGGCCGCCAGCGACCCGGTCGCGCCCGCCGCGAGCGCCCCGGAGGCCGCCGCCGAGCCCCGGCCCGCCGAGGCCACCAGCAGTACTCCGACCCAGGAGCCGGTGCGGGGCCGGCGGCGCGCCGTGCGCCCGCCGACCGCCGTCTTCCAGGCGCCGGTGTTCGCCGAGCCGATGTTCCAGACCCCGGAGACCGCGGCGGCCGCCGCCGCGGCGGCCGGACGGCAGGACGACGCGTACGAGGAAGAGGAGCCCGCCGCGGAGCGGGCCACCACCAGCAGCCGGCGCCGCCGCCGGCGCCGGGCCGTCGAGGACGAGCCGGCCGCCGAGCGCGCCGTGACCGAGACCAGGGCCCCGAGCGGGGCCGGTCAGCCCGCGACCGAGCCGGCCGACGAGGCGGACGAGGCGCTCGCCGACGGCGCCGCCGAGCCGGAGCACGACGCGGAGGCCGAGGACGAGGGCGGCGACCGCCCCTCGCGCCGCCGCCGCCGCGGTGGCCGTCGCCGTCGCCGGGGCGAGGCGCTCGACG includes these proteins:
- a CDS encoding TIGR03936 family radical SAM-associated protein, with product MQRIRLRYTKRGRLRFTSHRDFQRAFERALRRAEVPMAYSAGFTPHPKVSYANAAPTGTGSEAEYLEIQLAERRDPDELRTLLNTSLPDGLDVTDAVEATTSGLADRLQASVWELRLDGVEHAAAERAVAAFLAAETVEVQRRTKNGLRSFDARGAVVGLEALPGQADRPGNGGCAILRLVVRHVTPAVRPDDVLSGLRATADLAPPVPAAVTRLAQGLLDEESDTVTDPLAPDREAVQAAPPTAPE